The genomic DNA GAGTGAGGAAGAAACATGTAAGAATAGGACAACAAAATTTGACTAAAGAAAAAGCAATGCTAAATTGTTGTACCATACCAGAGAAAGATGGAGCCTTTGGCCTTTTCTTCCCAACCTTGCTGCTTCCTCAGGACTAGTGGCAGATTTTATCTCTTCAACATAATTTCTAGCCATAGGATCATTTACCCCGACAAACTTGTTAGCCTGCATGTCATATAAGCCTTTAACAACACATATCTAATTAATGTTTGTATCAGGCCAAAGGAAACCTAAGAAATAGCTAAGAACCTGATAATAGTGTTCCACACTTGACCAAGAGATATAATTTCCACTTTCATCAGGCATTTGAATTGGATGAGGAGAGAAGTTTGAAAAAGCTCCAAAGGGGTCCCAGGCtttataaaagaatatgatGCTCGGTTCATATGGGGTTACAGTTGGATCTATAGCAAATGTTTCCTCAAACGCTGGAATAACAGGTGTCAGATCTGGGATTGGTTGAAGAAACCCACTTACAAGGATATCGGGGCCAATCTGTAGTTTATAGATTGCAAGATATGCTGTTAGATTTAATAAATTTCTGCATGCAGACAGATTATGAGCGAACTAATTAGAAGCATATAACTGAAAATGGCTATACAAAATAATTGCTAAAATTAGACATTTCTCATTAAACAGAAAAAGTGAAGACAAAAACCAGTACATTTTATTTAGTCATATTTATCACAGCAATATAAAAGTCCAACAACTCTTATGGCATTATGAGGATAATTCTGGTGCTTAAATAGACTATTACTGTtcataatgaaatatttaactACCACATTACTAATGGCTGCTACCAACTGATTATTATTCATGTTGTTGATTGGTGGATGCAGTAATACTAACCTGTTCATAACAAACATCAATTAATTCCAAAGCCTGTGTCATCTCAACCATCCCAAGTTCACCAACAGGAGATGGAGCATTTTTTCCACCAATGATTTTAGGGGCAACAAATGCACACACCTGCATAAGAAAAGGACATTAGAACTTGGGTGCCTAAAACACGCATGCTTAAGACCTTGTGACTAACTTGTGTTCAATTTGAAATTTAACCCATTTACATAGCACTAGAGATTTGCTGGGAAATGCATAAacttataaaagaaattatataaatttattactataGCTTCAAGCTTTCCATGAAAAGGTTTCACATTTTCCTATGTTTCCATCATTCAAGATTACTTTGTCAAGAATCTGACAAAAACTAGGAAGAAAGATAATGCTAAATGGATGGTTATCAGGCTATCAGCCTTGCAGTTTCAATTTATCTAGGCTTCAATGTGGAGTAAgcaaaataaacatttttagcTCCTTTcatatattgtatttttgtcTGCATTTAGCCCCATCTGAGAGAATTATGTCCATCTGaattaaatatagtttttttgcTTTCAATTGAACAGTTAAATTTAGCAcataaaacaaacaataaatagATGATGATTAgattttgtataataatttaGCACATAAAACAATCATATTTTTCTCTAATCTTGATCTATCACTCTATCAACACTCTTTCAATGTGCATGTGGCATTGGCATGTAAGAGGTATGTTTGATTgcaaacacttttcaaattaaactatgTATCTAGATccatattctaatatataaataaattaatgaatgaCCATGgctgtggggtgtcatgctagttctcctttaattcccaaaaatataaataaattaatgaatctGTTTCTAACTAAGTTCAGCTTCCAAATGTTTATCTATCTGGAAAGCAAAATaaaagtgtttctaaatggGCCCTATATTTATACAATTCCCTAACTTAAGAGGCAAGTTAAATAAGCTAGCAATATGCAAAAGTAAGCATCATGTTCTCAACTCACCTTGTGTATAACTCCAGCTGAAATAGCAGAGGCAGCTAATGTACCTCCACACTCCCATAGAACTGAAAGGTAACCTCGATCATACAAGTAGTCCATGAGAGCTTTAGCATTTAAGATATCAAATTCAACTACTTCTACGCCTTTGGAGGCAAGAAATTTCTGAAAGCTCTTCCGTGCGCCTCTTTGGGTGGCAACTATAGTTGGTACTTCAGTAACATCCCAAAGATGTGCCACCTCAGGAAGGTTTAGAGTTTGTGACATTACAATCCTCATTGGCAAATGACCTCCTCCATGCCTTGCAGTTAATTGTGGATCTGTAAGATTCGGATTCAAAATCTTATAACAGCatgtaagaaaaaaatcaacatgCCTGAGAGCTTAAATAACTGAAGAAGATCCATACTATCTTTTCGTACTGTATTCCCTCCAACAATAACAGCATCACTTCTGCCACGCAATTCAAAAACCCTACTTCTTGACTTTTTACTGCTTATCCATGATGCATGGCCACTAGTTGCAGCGATTTTTCCTGTCAAAGCTCACactatatatatgaataaacagcTCTTGGCCCAATTTGCCAACAAGAAGAACAATAGAAGTGTAGTATCATTTGGAAAGCGTTTGAAGCGAGAAAAACAAGTCTATTGAGATTTGTGGGGCCTTGTTTATTAAATTCACTCAAACCCTAAACATAATAAGCAGTATATGTAAGCAGCTAGCCCAGATTACAGAATGCTCACCATCAAGAGTCATTGCATACTtgagaagagagaaaggaacTCGACAGGCAGCTCTATATAGCAGaggagcatttactacaagacAGGATTTCAGAGCATCCTACAAAAACAACATTCCAGGGAAATTATTTGGAGACATTTTACGATGTTAAACTTAAATATACAGAAATAAGCAagtgtaaatattttatgagAAAAACATGATGAATGATACCAATAAAGCTATTCACATACCTCAGCTACTTTGCTTTTTAGATCTTCACCAATTACATCAACCTGGATTCCTTCACTTCTTAATGCACTAATGGCATTTCCCCGCAGATGTTTCAAAGGATGCCTGATTCCAACAACAACTCTGGTGATTCCTGCCTAATGTACGAAACATCAGATACCATTATTTTCAAGAATCAATTTGAACCTTTTCATGCTAAATTATCAAAAGGATGTAATGGTATCTAAATCGACAGGAAATGTAGCATCATTGCAGTTAATTAGGACATACCTGGAGAAAAGAGGAGACTGCAGTGCGGTCCCCGTGGCAATCACCGGACTCCATGTTGAGATAAGCGGTGGCGCCTTTGCAGAATTCTCCAGCAGCCTCCACTGCTTGCAGCTCGGCAGGCTTAGTTCCCTGAGCGTAGAGGAAACCCTCGCCGACAACTTTTCCGGCGGAGGTGGCAATGAGGCATCCGAAGTTGGGATGAGGAGAAGTGAATCCAGCAGACTTGTCGGCGAGCTGGACAGTGCGACGTATGAAGGAAGCATCGAACGCGTGAGAGTCGTCGTTGGTGATAGCCTTGCAGATAATGTGTGGACTGGAGAAAGAACCAACAAGTGAGAATGCCATTAGAAAGAAAACCCCCCTTTCTTCTTCCAAGCGGCTTTCCTTTCCGGTCTTTGACTCTCTAACAGTAATCAAAGTGTagatttcttcttcattttgtaatcatattcaaaatatatatttactctaaTCAGACAGTTAATTCGTTTAAACAAATGCCcaaatttcttctttctttccgTAACGGTTAAATGGTCAAATTGGAATTATATAGTAGGGGTTAAAAAtagacaaattattattttcgtaaaatttatataaataaaaactaaatgaTACTAGTTTAATTACCGAATTTAAGTGAATTCAAAGTTTTGATTACCGGTTATTTGAAATTCGGTAATCAAAACATTCGATTAAAATATTCGGTTAAAattctataattatattagtaatatttttttatttatagttaacATCAGAGCTGGCCCTAAAGTAAGCCTTGAAAGTCCTCAAAATAGAATTAGGACAgcctatttattaaaaatagtaagaagttaaatatactgtaattttaaacttaagaTATTGTAATACATtgattaagataaaattttagaaCCTTTATTTGGTTATGGGtttaaatctcaaaaaaaaatatttttttttattcatttttttaactcgACCTAGGATAACAAAAAATATCGAGCTTTTTTCTATCGGGATTTAGGGCAGCTCAAAACTCGGTGGTGCCAACTCTGACTAAcatgtatataataaattaacagcGTTTGAAATATATAACTCGGTGTCAAATTGTGATACTCAAGGAGGATGTCCAAAATCTCAACTaaaatttgacaattttttatttatataagctTGTCTCTCAAATTttaattctataatatatttaaaaaaacttatataattcaactaaaatttaaaatttttttataatatattattttgcatttctattatttttaactatcaaatcaattcaaatatcaaaatataataaaacttattataatttaactaagAACAAACTATTAGAATCAAAATATTTCTATCCTCTCaatcaaaatttaaacaaaacccAAAAAGATTATTTTAGAAAACTAACATAACCCTGTTACTCGGGTCATATTCTCCCCTTCAACATGAAATGTTCTGAATCAGAATCGTGACCTTTGATTTCTTAGACAAATTTTacgaaaataaaaatgtatttgagAGACAAACAAAAAGTAAATTTAGTGTTCAGCTTGAGTTTACAATTTATGTTCTTTAATCAAACTCTACAAGGTTTTgcttattttctatataataaataaataaatgaagaataTGTGGGTGGATTCACAAACTTCTTCTACTTCTGGCGTTGCTATTAGGTATAGCCTTATTCACCAAACTGTTTTTGTATGTCTTGAAATGATACAGTTGCTGATCCCCTTCTCTTTGCCTTTTGTTGAGAATGATGATCCTTCCATCCTGTCATGTATATTACCTAACAATCCCCACCAAAAACGCAGCAAAGAAGAGATTGCGCTCATGAGTTAATCGAATTTCATTTCCGTTTATACCTGAATATTTCACCCAGTTTTCCTAATAgtatttagagaaaaaaaaaattgtcaccTGGAATGTGGCAGGGATGGTGCCATCATCTGAACCAAACATAGATTCATAAATGGCTGCAGTAGCTAGGGCTGTTTCTCTATTCAGAGTCTGATGTCAATCCaacattttatatatgaataaaagaaTACCCATTGAATGATTAAGCTACTTCTAACAAAATGAAATGCAAAATATTATCACCTTCTTCCTTTGGAAAAGAGCGTTGGTCTCACCCATTGCGCGTAGATGTTCTATCAGCTCCAGAGCTACAAATGTGAGAAGGCAAAGTCAGATCAGAAGAAAcgtaaaaacaaaaacatggaAAACACTCTCACCACTGCTGTATTTGACAACATATTCATCAACATCAACTCCAGGGAGAGTGAAACCAGCTCGAGTCAAAAGATTTCCTGCATCTCGTACCTAGAAAACaactaagaattaaattttctataaatttaaGAACAAGGAATTGTTAAATGAAACAAGTACTTGTGCCAAGGGAGATAATCTTGGACTAATGCCTCCTTCACGTTCCATTTGTGCAATCGTGCATGATATTCTCAGTTCCCTAACCAAAACGTAACAAAATGACAATATAACCATCTTAGatttcacaaaaatataaacatagACAAGTGCGACATGTACTGCATAACTAACTTTAGTGTTTCTCCACCAAGAATTGCAGCCAAAAATAGACCATCAGGCTTCAATGCCAATCTACTCTGTCATGAAAACAACACAAATTAACATGCTTCTCTAAGGCAATATATCTATATCTAAATCTAAATCTATGAAAGGCACACCACCTGTATCATAGCCCCTGGAAGAT from Impatiens glandulifera chromosome 9, dImpGla2.1, whole genome shotgun sequence includes the following:
- the LOC124914618 gene encoding riboflavin biosynthesis protein PYRR, chloroplastic, giving the protein MAFSLVGSFSSPHIICKAITNDDSHAFDASFIRRTVQLADKSAGFTSPHPNFGCLIATSAGKVVGEGFLYAQGTKPAELQAVEAAGEFCKGATAYLNMESGDCHGDRTAVSSFLQAGITRVVVGIRHPLKHLRGNAISALRSEGIQVDVIGEDLKSKVAEDALKSCLVVNAPLLYRAACRVPFSLLKYAMTLDGKIAATSGHASWISSKKSRSRVFELRGRSDAVIVGGNTVRKDNPQLTARHGGGHLPMRIVMSQTLNLPEVAHLWDVTEVPTIVATQRGARKSFQKFLASKGVEVVEFDILNAKALMDYLYDRGYLSVLWECGGTLAASAISAGVIHKVCAFVAPKIIGGKNAPSPVGELGMVEMTQALELIDVCYEQIGPDILVSGFLQPIPDLTPVIPAFEETFAIDPTVTPYEPSIIFFYKAWDPFGAFSNFSPHPIQMPDESGNYISWSSVEHYYQANKFVGVNDPMARNYVEEIKSATSPEEAARLGRKGQRLHLSLVRSNWETVKIEVMYKALKCKFSIYPHLNSMLLSTRGSVLVEVSPHDLFWGGGRDGEGLNYLGRLLMQLRSEFLGDDDDSKKTIT